Proteins encoded within one genomic window of Candidatus Methylomirabilota bacterium:
- a CDS encoding transposase, whose amino-acid sequence MLRPPLAEDRLRLLGDGRVRLELKRPWSDGTAYLLFEPMEFLGKLADLTPRPEINLVLYHGVLAPRARWRLDVVAYRRTERDRARDPRAGGEGAPRPRYRPWALLMRRAIDLDVLRCPRCAGRMPRIATIDDPAVMQKILAHLGLPGARGDTEKFPLDNDRRGTDSPACVQGRGLGESACRGRGRAHRYPAHREPRVGQRGAGCAV is encoded by the coding sequence GTGCTTAGGCCGCCGCTGGCCGAAGATCGGCTCCGGCTCCTAGGAGACGGCCGTGTGCGGCTGGAGCTCAAGCGCCCCTGGAGCGACGGGACGGCGTATCTGCTCTTCGAGCCGATGGAGTTCCTGGGGAAGCTGGCGGACTTGACGCCGCGGCCCGAGATCAACCTGGTGCTCTATCACGGGGTGCTCGCCCCCCGCGCGCGCTGGCGGCTGGACGTCGTCGCCTATCGCCGCACGGAGCGTGACCGGGCGAGGGATCCCCGCGCGGGGGGCGAGGGCGCCCCCAGGCCCCGCTACCGGCCGTGGGCTCTGCTGATGCGTCGCGCCATCGACCTGGACGTCCTGCGCTGTCCGCGCTGCGCCGGGCGGATGCCGCGGATCGCCACGATCGACGACCCCGCCGTCATGCAAAAGATTCTCGCCCACCTTGGCCTCCCGGGCGCGCGGGGTGACACAGAGAAGTTTCCTCTTGACAACGATCGACGCGGTACCGATAGTCCCGCCTGTGTACAGGGCCGGGGCTTGGGAGAGAGCGCGTGTCGGGGTCGGGGCCGCGCACACCGGTACCCGGCCCATCGGGAGCCTAGGGTTGGCCAGCGTGGGGCAGGATGCGCGGTGTAA
- a CDS encoding type II toxin-antitoxin system Phd/YefM family antitoxin yields MKTMPAGEFKARCLRVMEEVKKYRTPVVITKKGRPVAKLVPADAPATDVFGCLAGSARIVDDIEAPVLAAQTWRAVGRKSIARRAKRPGARRPPR; encoded by the coding sequence ATGAAGACGATGCCGGCCGGTGAGTTCAAGGCGCGCTGCCTGCGCGTGATGGAGGAGGTCAAGAAGTACCGGACTCCGGTGGTGATCACCAAGAAGGGCCGACCGGTGGCCAAGCTCGTCCCCGCCGACGCGCCGGCGACCGACGTCTTCGGCTGCTTGGCCGGCTCGGCGCGAATCGTCGATGATATCGAGGCCCCGGTCCTCGCCGCCCAGACGTGGAGGGCGGTCGGCCGCAAGAGCATTGCACGGCGAGCCAAGCGGCCCGGTGCCCGGCGCCCGCCGCGGTGA
- a CDS encoding type II toxin-antitoxin system VapC family toxin, with protein MIVLDTHTWLWLCLEPRRLSSVAAAAIRRAANDGGLAVASISLWEVAMMLVRGRVIPHGTPETWLGALVDRSGVTVKEITPSIAALATHFPDNFPADPADRLIAATARAEGVPLVSRDARIRASAVVETIW; from the coding sequence GTGATCGTCCTCGACACGCACACCTGGCTCTGGCTCTGCCTCGAGCCGCGGCGACTGTCGAGCGTCGCGGCGGCCGCGATCCGACGAGCCGCGAATGACGGTGGGCTCGCGGTCGCCTCGATCAGCCTCTGGGAAGTTGCGATGATGCTCGTGCGGGGCCGCGTGATCCCCCATGGAACGCCGGAGACCTGGCTCGGAGCGCTGGTGGACCGCAGCGGGGTGACCGTCAAGGAGATCACGCCCTCGATTGCTGCGCTGGCGACGCACTTCCCCGACAACTTCCCCGCCGACCCCGCCGACCGGCTCATCGCCGCCACCGCGAGGGCCGAGGGGGTGCCTCTGGTCAGCCGCGATGCGCGCATCCGCGCGAGTGCGGTGGTCGAGACCATCTGGTGA